A genome region from Schistocerca nitens isolate TAMUIC-IGC-003100 chromosome 4, iqSchNite1.1, whole genome shotgun sequence includes the following:
- the LOC126252025 gene encoding cuticle protein 38, with product MYKLVVLSALIAAASAGYLGGYAAPAVGYAAPAVGYAAPVAVAHAVAPAAASVANTYRISQTARVLAAPAAYAAPAAYAAPAVGYAAPAIAAAPALGYARYAAAAPVAVAHAAVPAAASVANTYRISQTARVLAAPAVAHAPVAYAAPAAYAAPAIGYGYGGLAYGAAPVAKVYG from the exons atgtACAAGCTG GTCGTCCTGTCCGCTCTGAtcgccgccgcctcggccggctacTTGGGAggctacgccgcccccgccgtggGCTACGCTGCCCCCGCCGTGGGCTACGCCGCCCCCGTGGCTGTGGCTCACGCCGTGGCCCCCGCCGCCGCCTCCGTGGCTAACACCTACAGGATCTCCCAGACGGCCCGCGTCCTGGCCGCTCCCGCCGCCTACGCCGCTCCcgccgcctacgccgcccccgccgtgggctacgccgcccccgccatcgCTGCCGCCCCTGCCCTGGGCTACGCCCGctacgccgccgccgcccccgtggCCGTGGCCCACGCAGCCGTGCCCGCCGCCGCCTCCGTGGCTAACACCTACAGGATCTCCCAGACGGCCCGCGTTCTCGCCGCCCCCGCTGTCGCCCACGCCCCCGTCGcgtacgccgcccccgccgcctacgccgcccccgctatCGGCTACGGCTACGGTGGTCTGGCCTACGGAGCTGCCCCCGTTGCCAAGGTCTACGGTTAA